One Cellulomonas taurus genomic region harbors:
- a CDS encoding isocitrate lyase/PEP mutase family protein — protein MSRDAARRRFAELHARSGVWALPNAWDAGSALLLRSAGFEAVASTSSGLAWSLGTEDQRLTREQLLAHVRSVTAVLDLPFSVDAEDGYAPDPAGVADTVSALAEAGAAGVSIEDYDATTGTVRDLDVATERLAAAIEAAHAVPGAPLVVTARCENPLYGIADLDDTIVRLRAYAAAGADCVYAPGLRSLTEVQTVVSAVSVPVNVLAWPDGPTVAELGAVGVRRVSVGGALASTAYGALLRAATELHDRGTTTFRAGGLTELDRAAFDR, from the coding sequence GTGAGTCGGGACGCTGCACGGCGACGGTTCGCCGAGCTGCACGCGCGGTCCGGGGTGTGGGCGCTGCCCAATGCCTGGGACGCCGGATCGGCGCTGCTGCTGCGGTCGGCCGGGTTCGAGGCGGTGGCGAGCACCAGTTCGGGGCTGGCGTGGTCGCTGGGCACCGAGGACCAGCGGCTCACCCGCGAGCAGCTGCTGGCCCATGTCCGGTCGGTGACGGCGGTGCTCGACCTGCCGTTCAGCGTCGACGCCGAGGACGGCTACGCACCGGACCCGGCTGGGGTCGCCGACACGGTGAGCGCGCTGGCCGAGGCCGGGGCGGCCGGGGTGTCGATCGAGGACTACGACGCCACCACCGGCACCGTGCGGGACCTGGACGTGGCGACCGAACGGCTGGCGGCGGCCATCGAGGCGGCGCATGCGGTCCCCGGTGCCCCGCTGGTGGTGACCGCGCGGTGTGAGAACCCGTTGTACGGCATCGCCGATCTGGACGACACCATCGTGCGGCTGCGGGCGTACGCGGCTGCCGGTGCCGACTGCGTCTACGCCCCGGGGCTGCGCAGCCTGACCGAGGTGCAGACCGTCGTGTCCGCCGTCTCGGTGCCGGTGAACGTGCTGGCCTGGCCGGACGGTCCGACCGTGGCCGAGCTCGGCGCGGTGGGGGTGCGCCGGGTGTCGGTGGGTGGCGCGCTGGCGTCGACCGCCTATGGTGCGCTGCTGCGAGCGGCGACCGAACTGCACGATCGGGGCACGACGACCTTCCGCGCCGGGGGGCTCACCGAGCTCGACCGCGCGGCCTTCGACCGGTGA
- the rpsT gene encoding 30S ribosomal protein S20 — protein sequence MANIKSQIKRIRTNETARLRNKAVKSELKTYVRRVREAVAGGDKNAATAALTVASKKLDKAVSKGVIHANQAANKKSALAKAVHAL from the coding sequence GTGGCCAACATCAAGAGCCAGATCAAGCGTATCCGCACCAACGAGACCGCCCGGCTGCGCAACAAGGCCGTGAAGTCCGAGCTGAAGACCTACGTCCGCCGGGTGCGCGAGGCCGTCGCCGGTGGCGACAAGAACGCCGCGACCGCCGCGCTGACCGTCGCCTCCAAGAAGCTCGACAAGGCCGTGTCGAAGGGCGTCATCCACGCCAACCAGGCCGCCAACAAGAAGTCGGCGCTGGCGAAGGCCGTGCACGCGCTCTGA
- a CDS encoding helix-turn-helix transcriptional regulator: protein MSTLGERLRQARRAAGLTQADLTDPGVSVSMVSRIESGSRQPSTETLHALARRLGVSPAWLRWGRADDAPVDIAAVTAQAESDLAHGDPRAALERLSVVDLSQVPAERRAATAVLRSHAQERCGDFDGARAGLEPLWRDAVAERRPADVLALTRGLLYLYLVEGRSAVAVDVGTRARALLDDTDLDPEELTRLEATVCWALLERGDRVHAWQRAVGLHAWASRACGNGGQAVALWNLSSVEEALGRYDLARRHIQQAVDRMPESRGEDGRDYFRAREQLAWTLLVDGRRDQAAAALDELLIARDGLDLVGGPDDLVELDLNQSRAHLLLGDLSSAEHWAESALHRGDLPTDVGRAGALLSLADVRIARGGRVAAVELTRSALDLLVNASAGREVTRMLRETGVRLLALGEGDGASVAFRRLLAGVGVTDGVSDASVA from the coding sequence GTGAGCACCCTGGGGGAGCGTCTGCGCCAGGCGCGCCGGGCAGCGGGTCTCACCCAGGCCGACCTCACTGACCCGGGCGTGTCGGTGAGCATGGTGTCCCGGATCGAGTCGGGGTCACGGCAGCCGAGCACGGAGACGCTGCACGCCCTCGCACGACGGCTCGGCGTCAGCCCGGCGTGGTTGCGCTGGGGGCGCGCGGACGACGCTCCGGTGGACATCGCAGCGGTCACCGCACAGGCCGAGTCCGATCTGGCTCATGGTGATCCGCGGGCCGCCCTGGAACGCCTGTCGGTCGTCGACCTCTCCCAGGTGCCCGCCGAGCGACGGGCGGCCACCGCGGTCCTCCGGTCACACGCCCAGGAGCGATGTGGCGACTTCGACGGGGCGCGGGCGGGGTTGGAACCGCTCTGGCGGGACGCGGTGGCCGAGCGACGGCCGGCGGACGTGCTCGCCCTGACCCGGGGGCTGCTCTACCTCTATCTCGTCGAAGGTCGTAGCGCGGTGGCCGTCGATGTCGGGACGCGCGCGCGGGCGCTGCTGGACGACACCGATCTGGACCCGGAAGAGCTGACGCGGCTGGAGGCGACGGTCTGTTGGGCGCTGCTCGAGCGCGGCGACCGCGTGCATGCGTGGCAGCGTGCTGTCGGTCTGCACGCCTGGGCCTCCCGTGCGTGCGGGAACGGCGGGCAGGCGGTGGCCCTGTGGAATCTGTCCTCGGTCGAGGAGGCGCTCGGGCGGTACGACCTCGCCCGACGTCACATCCAGCAAGCAGTCGACCGCATGCCCGAGAGCAGGGGTGAGGACGGGCGCGATTACTTCCGCGCGCGGGAGCAGCTCGCCTGGACGCTGCTGGTCGACGGGCGCCGGGACCAGGCGGCTGCGGCGCTGGACGAGCTGTTGATCGCGCGGGACGGGCTCGACCTGGTGGGCGGGCCCGACGATCTGGTCGAGCTGGATCTCAACCAGTCCCGCGCTCACTTGTTGCTCGGGGATCTGTCGTCGGCCGAGCACTGGGCCGAGTCGGCGCTGCATCGTGGTGACCTGCCGACGGACGTCGGACGGGCCGGTGCGCTGTTGTCGCTGGCGGACGTCCGGATCGCTCGGGGCGGCCGTGTGGCGGCGGTCGAGCTCACGCGGTCGGCTCTCGACCTGCTGGTGAACGCGTCGGCCGGCCGCGAGGTGACGCGCATGCTGCGCGAGACGGGTGTCCGGCTGCTCGCGCTCGGTGAGGGCGACGGGGCGAGCGTGGCCTTCCGGCGGCTGCTGGCCGGTGTCGGCGTCACCGACGGTGTGAGCGACGCCTCAGTGGCCTAG
- a CDS encoding DUF4870 domain-containing protein, with protein MTHPPQPDQPWTGSGDPQHGAPGQPGQPSGAPGQPYGAPGQPYGAPGQQYGAPGQQYGAPQGAPLSPQDEKTWAILSHIGAILFSFVVPLIVWLVYRGRGPYLEDQAKEALNFSLTVLIGYVGTSILAAVTLGLLSPLVPLVSVAALIFGIIAAVAANKFTWYRYPVCIRFIK; from the coding sequence ATGACGCACCCCCCGCAGCCCGACCAGCCGTGGACCGGCTCCGGCGACCCGCAGCACGGCGCACCGGGTCAGCCCGGCCAGCCGTCCGGCGCGCCCGGCCAGCCCTACGGCGCTCCCGGACAGCCCTACGGGGCGCCCGGTCAGCAGTACGGCGCACCGGGTCAGCAGTACGGCGCCCCGCAGGGTGCTCCGCTGTCGCCGCAGGATGAGAAGACCTGGGCGATCCTCAGCCACATCGGCGCCATCCTGTTCAGCTTCGTCGTCCCGCTGATCGTCTGGCTGGTCTACCGCGGCCGCGGCCCGTACCTGGAGGACCAGGCGAAGGAGGCGCTGAACTTCTCGCTCACCGTGCTGATCGGTTACGTCGGCACCAGCATCCTGGCCGCCGTCACCCTCGGCCTGCTCAGCCCGCTGGTGCCGCTGGTGAGCGTCGCGGCGCTGATCTTCGGCATCATCGCCGCCGTCGCGGCGAACAAGTTCACCTGGTACCGCTACCCGGTGTGCATCCGCTTCATCAAGTGA
- a CDS encoding helix-turn-helix domain-containing protein: MTTIGDRVREARVAAGLSQTALAGEKLSPSYVSLIESGRREPTDSALAILAERLGSTVEFLKFGDAGPVEAQTRLALDYVQLDLVSGEFAAARDRLLDLDLGAVTRPVRVKALIALANAHEKLGHLEQAVEVLEPLVQELDADGEMLDLAQTATSLVRNYLESGDHARAAEVGDAVMARLDAAGLAGTDEYLRLGSTLLWVTASRGDLLFATHRAAELVREAEAAGTNRGRGSVYWNAAIVAEQRGDFGLAKRYTERALALLDNGEVSREIPRLRMNFAHLVLRADPADPMLALQQLDLAEPELRLLGSELELTTVDIERSRAQVLLGNASAAVDYARSALDRLAGQTRLENADAQVVLGDALYALGDKEAAARAYSWAAEMLSMMTASRQSAAVWRDLGDRFYGSGETERAAVAYDRALREAGYPANVPTPIRELWTAAIG, from the coding sequence ATGACGACCATTGGTGACCGCGTTCGTGAGGCGCGGGTCGCGGCGGGGCTCTCCCAGACAGCGCTGGCGGGCGAGAAGCTCTCGCCGAGTTACGTGTCGCTGATCGAGTCCGGGAGGCGGGAGCCGACCGACTCGGCGCTGGCGATCCTGGCCGAGCGCCTCGGATCGACGGTCGAGTTCCTGAAATTCGGCGACGCCGGGCCGGTGGAAGCCCAGACCCGACTGGCTCTGGACTATGTCCAGCTCGACCTCGTGTCCGGCGAGTTCGCCGCCGCGCGTGACCGGTTGCTGGACCTGGACCTCGGCGCTGTGACGCGCCCGGTGCGGGTCAAGGCGTTGATCGCGCTCGCCAACGCACACGAGAAGCTGGGTCACCTGGAGCAGGCGGTCGAGGTCCTTGAGCCTCTGGTCCAGGAGCTGGACGCCGACGGGGAGATGCTGGACCTCGCGCAGACGGCGACATCCCTGGTCCGGAACTACCTGGAAAGCGGCGACCACGCCCGCGCCGCGGAGGTAGGTGACGCGGTGATGGCACGGCTCGACGCGGCAGGGTTGGCCGGCACCGACGAGTATCTGCGGCTCGGTTCGACGCTTCTGTGGGTCACCGCCTCGCGGGGGGACCTGCTGTTCGCCACGCATCGTGCCGCTGAGTTGGTGCGGGAGGCCGAGGCTGCGGGCACCAACCGCGGCCGTGGCTCGGTGTACTGGAATGCTGCGATCGTCGCCGAACAGCGCGGCGACTTCGGTCTGGCGAAGCGTTACACCGAGCGCGCCCTCGCACTGTTGGACAACGGGGAGGTCAGCCGAGAGATCCCCCGGCTGCGGATGAACTTCGCTCACCTGGTGCTGCGCGCTGACCCGGCGGACCCGATGCTGGCCCTCCAGCAGCTCGATCTGGCAGAGCCGGAGCTGAGGTTGCTCGGTTCCGAGCTGGAGTTGACCACGGTCGACATTGAGCGGTCGCGGGCTCAGGTGCTGCTGGGGAATGCGTCGGCAGCGGTCGATTACGCACGCAGTGCGCTGGATCGTCTGGCCGGTCAGACCCGACTCGAGAACGCTGACGCGCAAGTCGTCCTGGGTGATGCGTTGTACGCCCTCGGCGACAAGGAGGCGGCGGCGCGCGCGTACAGCTGGGCCGCGGAGATGCTCAGCATGATGACCGCGTCCCGGCAGTCCGCTGCGGTCTGGCGCGACCTCGGCGACCGGTTCTACGGCAGCGGCGAGACCGAGCGTGCGGCGGTCGCCTACGACCGGGCGCTGCGCGAGGCCGGCTACCCGGCGAACGTGCCCACCCCGATCCGCGAGCTCTGGACCGCCGCGATCGGCTGA
- the lepA gene encoding translation elongation factor 4 — protein MSPIPTPAQSQRIAPAATPPELLRNFCIIAHIDHGKSTLADRMLQLTGVVDSRAMRAQYLDRMDIERERGITIKSQAVRMPWAVAETPYALNMIDTPGHVDFTYEVSRSLAACEGAVLLVDAAQGIEAQTLANLYLALENNLQIIPVLNKIDLPAAQPEKYAEELANLIGGDPADCLKVSGKTGEGVEALLDRIVELVPAPVGNADAEARAMIFDSVYDTYRGVVTYVRVVDGDLNPRERITMMSTKASHELLEIGVISPEPVPTKGLGVGEVGYLITGVKDVRQSKVGDTVTNQHRPAAEALGGYSDPKPMVFSGLYPIDGSDYPALREALDKLKLNDAALNYEPETSVALGFGFRVGFLGLLHLEIIRERLEREFGLDLISTAPNVIYEVTMEDRSEVLVTNPSEFPGGKIREVREPVVKATILAPTEFVGAIMELCQTRRGDLQGMDYLSEDRVEMRYTLPLAEIVFDFFDQLKSKTRGYASLDYEPIGDQAADLVKVDILLQGEQVDAFSAIVHKDKAYAYGVMMAGKLKDLIPRQQFEVPIQAAIGSRIIARETIRAMRKDVLAKCYGGDITRKRKLLEKQKEGKKRMKTIGRVDVPQEAFIAALSSDAAPAKDKDAKKK, from the coding sequence GTGTCCCCGATTCCGACGCCTGCCCAGTCCCAGCGCATCGCGCCTGCCGCGACCCCGCCGGAGCTGCTGCGCAACTTCTGCATCATCGCGCACATCGACCACGGCAAGTCCACGCTCGCCGACCGGATGCTCCAGCTGACCGGGGTGGTGGACTCGCGGGCGATGCGCGCTCAGTACCTCGACCGGATGGACATCGAGCGCGAGCGCGGCATCACGATCAAGTCGCAGGCGGTCCGGATGCCGTGGGCGGTGGCCGAGACGCCGTACGCGCTGAACATGATCGACACCCCGGGGCACGTCGACTTCACCTACGAGGTGTCCCGGTCGCTGGCGGCCTGCGAGGGTGCGGTGCTGCTCGTGGACGCGGCGCAGGGCATCGAGGCGCAGACCCTGGCGAACCTGTACCTGGCGCTGGAGAACAACCTCCAGATCATCCCGGTGCTGAACAAGATCGACCTGCCCGCCGCGCAGCCGGAGAAGTACGCCGAGGAGCTGGCGAACCTGATCGGCGGCGACCCGGCCGACTGCCTCAAGGTCTCCGGCAAGACCGGTGAGGGCGTCGAGGCGCTGCTGGACCGGATCGTCGAGCTGGTGCCCGCACCGGTGGGCAACGCCGACGCCGAGGCGCGGGCGATGATCTTCGATTCGGTGTACGACACCTACCGCGGCGTGGTCACCTACGTCCGGGTGGTCGACGGCGACCTGAACCCGCGCGAGCGGATCACCATGATGTCCACCAAGGCGTCGCACGAGCTGCTGGAGATCGGTGTGATCTCCCCGGAGCCGGTGCCGACCAAGGGGCTGGGCGTCGGCGAGGTCGGCTACCTGATCACCGGGGTGAAGGACGTCCGGCAGTCGAAGGTCGGCGACACGGTGACCAACCAGCACCGGCCGGCCGCCGAGGCGTTGGGCGGCTACTCGGACCCGAAGCCGATGGTGTTCTCCGGGCTGTACCCGATCGACGGGTCGGACTACCCGGCGCTGCGTGAGGCGCTGGACAAGCTGAAGCTGAACGACGCCGCGCTGAACTACGAGCCGGAGACCTCGGTCGCCCTGGGCTTCGGCTTCCGGGTCGGGTTCCTCGGCCTGCTGCACCTGGAGATCATCCGGGAGCGGCTGGAGCGCGAGTTCGGGCTGGACCTGATCTCCACCGCGCCGAACGTGATCTACGAGGTCACGATGGAGGACCGGTCGGAGGTGCTGGTCACCAACCCGAGCGAGTTCCCCGGCGGCAAGATCCGGGAGGTCCGCGAGCCGGTGGTGAAGGCCACGATCCTCGCGCCGACCGAGTTCGTCGGCGCGATCATGGAGCTGTGCCAGACCCGGCGCGGTGACCTGCAGGGGATGGACTACCTGTCCGAGGACCGGGTCGAGATGCGGTACACCCTGCCGCTGGCGGAGATCGTCTTCGACTTCTTCGACCAGTTGAAGTCCAAGACCCGTGGCTATGCCTCCCTGGACTACGAGCCCATCGGCGATCAGGCGGCCGACCTGGTGAAGGTCGACATCCTGCTGCAGGGCGAGCAGGTCGACGCGTTCAGCGCCATCGTGCACAAGGACAAGGCCTATGCCTACGGCGTGATGATGGCCGGCAAGCTGAAGGACCTGATCCCGCGCCAGCAGTTCGAGGTGCCGATCCAGGCGGCCATCGGCTCCCGGATCATCGCCCGCGAGACCATCCGCGCGATGCGCAAGGACGTGCTGGCCAAGTGCTACGGCGGTGACATCACCCGTAAGCGCAAGCTGCTGGAGAAGCAGAAGGAGGGCAAGAAGCGGATGAAGACCATCGGACGGGTCGACGTGCCGCAGGAGGCGTTCATCGCCGCGCTGTCCTCCGACGCGGCTCCGGCCAAGGACAAGGACGCCAAGAAGAAGTGA
- the hemW gene encoding radical SAM family heme chaperone HemW, which produces MAPALPEGEPAPADGRLPETVRDGADDRGFGIYLHVPFCTVRCGYCDFNTYTATELGGGASQSSYADTALAEIALAREVLADAGLPERAVGTVFVGGGTPTVLPARDLARMLTGVRDAWGLAPDAEVTTEANPDSVTPESLAELAAAGFTRVSFGMQSAVPRVLATLDRTHDPRRIPDVVRWARDAGLAVSLDLIYGTPGESLDDWRASVESALATGVDHISAYALVIEQGTRMAVQVRRGDLPLPEEDDQAAKYELADDLFTAAGLTWYEVSNWARTPADACRHNLAYWRNDDWWGIGPGAHSHVGGTRWWNVKHPRAYADRLSSGVSPAAGRELIEPESAQLERVMLGVRLREGLPLSLLSATARTRVAALVADGLVDGMAALGRGVDVPRVVLTRRGRLLADAVVRDLTD; this is translated from the coding sequence ATGGCCCCCGCACTGCCGGAGGGCGAGCCGGCACCCGCGGACGGGCGGCTCCCGGAGACGGTCCGGGACGGTGCCGACGACCGCGGGTTCGGGATCTACCTGCACGTCCCGTTCTGCACGGTGCGCTGCGGGTACTGCGACTTCAACACCTACACGGCGACCGAACTGGGTGGCGGTGCGAGCCAGTCGTCCTATGCCGACACCGCGCTGGCCGAGATCGCGCTGGCCCGTGAGGTGCTGGCCGACGCCGGGCTGCCGGAGCGTGCCGTGGGCACGGTCTTCGTCGGCGGCGGGACGCCCACGGTGCTCCCCGCCCGCGACCTGGCCCGGATGCTGACCGGGGTGCGGGACGCCTGGGGACTGGCACCGGACGCCGAGGTCACCACCGAGGCCAATCCCGACTCGGTCACGCCGGAGTCGCTGGCCGAACTGGCCGCTGCCGGCTTCACCCGGGTGTCGTTCGGCATGCAGTCGGCGGTGCCCCGGGTGCTCGCGACGCTGGACCGGACGCACGACCCGCGCCGGATCCCGGACGTGGTCCGCTGGGCGCGGGACGCCGGGCTGGCGGTGTCGTTGGACCTGATCTACGGCACCCCGGGGGAGAGCCTCGACGACTGGCGGGCCAGCGTGGAGTCGGCACTGGCGACCGGGGTGGACCACATCTCGGCCTATGCGCTGGTGATCGAGCAGGGCACCCGGATGGCGGTCCAGGTGCGGCGCGGCGACCTGCCCCTGCCGGAGGAGGACGACCAGGCAGCCAAGTACGAGCTGGCCGACGACCTGTTCACCGCGGCCGGGCTGACCTGGTACGAGGTGAGCAACTGGGCGCGCACCCCGGCGGACGCCTGCCGGCACAACCTCGCCTACTGGCGCAACGACGACTGGTGGGGGATCGGCCCCGGCGCGCACAGCCACGTCGGCGGCACCCGGTGGTGGAACGTCAAGCATCCCCGGGCCTACGCGGACCGGCTGTCGTCCGGGGTGAGCCCGGCCGCCGGCCGTGAGCTGATCGAGCCGGAGAGCGCCCAGCTGGAGCGGGTGATGCTGGGTGTCCGGCTGCGCGAGGGGCTGCCGCTGTCGCTGCTGTCCGCGACCGCCAGGACCCGGGTGGCGGCGCTGGTCGCCGACGGGTTGGTCGACGGGATGGCGGCGCTGGGTCGTGGCGTGGACGTGCCGCGGGTGGTGCTGACCCGACGCGGTCGGCTGCTGGCCGACGCCGTGGTGCGTGACCTGACCGACTGA